One Thiocapsa bogorovii DNA segment encodes these proteins:
- a CDS encoding cation transporter: MSDCCGNECSIDALRERQRGTLNIVLGINAVMFLVIAAGAFYGNSTALLADSLDNLGDALTYGLSLYAVSRGAAVKAKVALFKGALIFLAACVVAAQIAYKLVVPSVPLFEVMGVFSLLGLFANSLCLYLLWRHRHEDVNMSSVWECSRNDIASNLSVFVAAGVVWLTGSGWADILVALGLVWLLMRSALRVISSATEELRAAA, from the coding sequence ATGAGTGACTGTTGCGGCAACGAGTGTTCCATCGACGCACTTCGCGAACGGCAGCGCGGAACGCTGAACATCGTGCTCGGCATCAATGCCGTCATGTTCCTGGTCATCGCGGCGGGCGCGTTTTACGGCAACTCGACGGCGCTGCTGGCCGATAGCCTCGATAATCTCGGAGACGCGTTGACGTATGGTCTGAGCCTGTACGCCGTTTCCAGAGGCGCGGCCGTCAAGGCGAAGGTTGCCCTCTTCAAAGGTGCTCTGATTTTCCTGGCCGCGTGCGTCGTCGCGGCTCAGATCGCTTACAAACTGGTGGTGCCCAGCGTTCCTCTCTTCGAGGTCATGGGCGTCTTCAGTCTTCTCGGTCTGTTCGCGAACTCGCTGTGTCTCTACCTGCTTTGGCGACATCGTCACGAAGATGTGAATATGAGTTCCGTGTGGGAGTGCTCGCGAAACGACATCGCATCGAATCTCTCCGTGTTTGTCGCCGCGGGCGTGGTTTGGCTCACGGGTTCGGGCTGGGCCGATATCCTGGTCGCCCTCGGTCTCGTGTGGCTCTTGATGCGTTCCGCGCTTCGAGTCATCTCTTCCGCCACGGAAGAGCTGCGTGCGGCGGCCTAG
- the glpQ gene encoding glycerophosphodiester phosphodiesterase, translating to MQRRLVILRVLLLLPLATAMTPMTAATPDAAPDTASAPIIIAHRGASAYLPEHTLEAKAMAHAMGADFLEQDVVLTRDAQAIVLHDLYLEDITNVARRYPDRARADGRWYAIDFSLAEIRGLRLHERLDPATGQPVFPERFPPDSDLFRIHTLEEELNLIRGLNRSTGRAAGIYVELKHPAWHIAEGQDPIPVLMRELDRAGYRGPEDRVYIQCFEPDTLKRLRDEIRTRIPLIQLIGENAWSPDLPVDFDRMRTPEGLAAVAEYARGIGPWIGQIHQGLDEAGAHRITRLVADAHAAGLLVHPYTLRRDALPEGFADFDALLRFFLVDQGVDGVFTDHPDLVVRLTRGLIGQDQPE from the coding sequence ATGCAGCGCCGACTCGTCATTCTCCGCGTCCTTTTACTCTTGCCGTTGGCCACCGCCATGACACCGATGACAGCCGCCACACCCGATGCCGCTCCGGACACGGCCTCAGCCCCGATCATCATCGCCCACCGCGGCGCCTCCGCATACCTGCCCGAGCACACCTTGGAGGCAAAGGCGATGGCTCATGCGATGGGTGCCGACTTTCTGGAACAGGATGTCGTTCTCACCCGCGACGCCCAGGCGATCGTCCTTCACGACCTCTATCTGGAGGACATCACCAATGTCGCTCGGCGCTATCCCGACCGCGCGCGTGCCGACGGGCGCTGGTACGCGATCGATTTCAGCCTGGCCGAGATCCGCGGTCTGCGTCTGCACGAGCGCCTGGACCCGGCCACCGGCCAACCGGTCTTTCCCGAGCGGTTTCCGCCCGATTCCGATCTGTTCCGGATCCACACGCTCGAGGAAGAGCTCAACTTGATTCGCGGCCTGAACCGCTCGACCGGACGGGCCGCGGGGATCTATGTGGAGTTGAAACACCCCGCGTGGCATATCGCCGAGGGCCAGGATCCCATACCGGTCTTGATGCGCGAGCTGGATCGAGCCGGCTATCGCGGCCCGGAGGACCGCGTCTATATCCAGTGCTTCGAACCCGACACGCTCAAGCGTTTAAGGGACGAGATCCGCACGCGGATCCCCTTGATTCAGCTGATCGGCGAGAACGCCTGGTCCCCGGATCTACCGGTCGACTTCGACCGGATGCGCACCCCCGAGGGCCTGGCAGCCGTGGCCGAGTACGCCCGCGGGATCGGCCCCTGGATCGGCCAGATCCATCAGGGCTTAGACGAAGCCGGCGCCCACCGGATCACTCGATTGGTCGCCGACGCCCATGCCGCCGGACTCCTGGTCCATCCCTACACTCTTCGCCGCGACGCGCTCCCCGAGGGCTTCGCCGATTTCGACGCACTCCTGCGGTTCTTCCTCGTGGATCAGGGTGTCGACGGTGTCTTCACCGACCATCCTGATCTCGTCGTTCGATTGACGAGAGGGCTCATCGGTCAGGATCAGCCGGAGTAG
- a CDS encoding Rieske (2Fe-2S) protein, with product MSTTQTQPASALDKRKLLVCASADLTDRQHRIIPVLFKHEPQSAIVLRHGGKVYAYLNQCVHMVRRLDCMHDAVFDAAHAHLRCSMHGIVYDPTTGESLSVLCSGERLEPLRSMEIDGQIYLVDKRVTGLT from the coding sequence ATGAGCACGACACAAACCCAGCCCGCTTCGGCACTCGACAAACGCAAGCTACTCGTCTGCGCCAGCGCCGACTTGACGGACCGTCAGCATCGCATCATCCCCGTGCTGTTTAAGCACGAGCCGCAGAGCGCCATCGTGTTGCGTCATGGCGGCAAGGTCTACGCCTACTTGAATCAATGCGTGCACATGGTGCGACGTCTGGACTGCATGCACGACGCGGTCTTCGATGCAGCGCACGCGCACCTGCGCTGCTCCATGCACGGTATCGTTTACGACCCAACCACAGGCGAATCCTTGAGTGTGTTGTGCTCGGGCGAGCGACTCGAGCCCTTGCGCTCCATGGAGATCGACGGTCAGATCTATCTCGTGGACAAACGCGTGACGGGTCTGACCTGA
- a CDS encoding four-helix bundle copper-binding protein, with the protein MSDYERVKNEASCDPTRGTSRRSLLIGAGAAGLALASGVGIAGDTPGHRHEDHAPKSPDVLRAVNECVVAAQQCSAHCLVAFQEGDTTLADCAKKVNEMLPICKAFSYQLAANSPYVKALSAVCMQACEDCEKECRVHEDKHIECKDCAEACARVISAIKTLSA; encoded by the coding sequence ATGAGCGACTACGAACGTGTCAAGAACGAGGCTTCATGTGATCCAACTCGTGGGACCAGTCGCCGCTCGCTACTGATCGGTGCCGGCGCCGCAGGCCTCGCTCTCGCCTCTGGCGTCGGCATCGCAGGCGATACGCCCGGCCACCGCCATGAAGATCATGCCCCGAAGAGCCCCGACGTACTCCGAGCAGTCAACGAGTGCGTCGTCGCGGCCCAACAATGCTCGGCGCATTGCCTGGTCGCGTTTCAGGAGGGCGACACGACGCTCGCCGATTGCGCGAAGAAAGTCAACGAGATGCTGCCCATTTGCAAGGCCTTCTCGTACCAGCTCGCGGCAAACTCACCCTATGTGAAGGCGCTGTCAGCGGTTTGTATGCAGGCCTGCGAAGACTGCGAGAAGGAATGCCGGGTGCACGAGGACAAGCACATCGAGTGCAAGGACTGCGCAGAAGCCTGCGCGCGAGTCATCTCTGCGATCAAGACTCTGAGCGCCTGA
- a CDS encoding nitrogen fixation protein NifZ — translation MDLSELELGHLGPGDLVYAASDIYNDGGIPDLAEDALIAAAGTRGVILNIGHLEEDPERELYLVRFEGDGAELGPPAGCWPEELSTLLHRAPGEGV, via the coding sequence ATGGATCTCAGTGAATTGGAGCTCGGTCATTTAGGTCCCGGCGATTTGGTCTACGCCGCCTCGGACATCTACAACGACGGCGGCATCCCGGATCTCGCCGAAGATGCCTTGATCGCAGCCGCCGGGACCCGCGGCGTCATCCTCAACATCGGACACCTCGAAGAGGACCCCGAACGGGAGCTGTACCTGGTGCGGTTCGAAGGGGATGGCGCCGAGCTCGGGCCGCCTGCGGGGTGTTGGCCAGAGGAGCTCAGCACCCTGTTGCATCGCGCACCTGGAGAGGGCGTTTAG
- the nifU gene encoding Fe-S cluster assembly protein NifU gives MWDYSEKVQEHFFNPRNAGAVADANATGDVGSLSCGDALRLTLKVDPESEVILDAGFQTFGCGSAIASSSALTEIIKGMTLNEALEVTNQDIADYLDGLPAEKMHCSVMGREALQAAIANYRGEEWKDDHEEGALVCKCFAVDAVLIENTVRSNGLSTVEEVANYTKAGGGCSACHEGVEAILSRVLAEQGKAFDPYAKAPEAAATGGGRKLGNLERIRRIERSIEAIRPNLQRDHGDVELIDIDGKNVYVNMTGACVGCQMASTTLDGIQQRIVEDLGEFVRVLPSKAMRKSA, from the coding sequence ATGTGGGATTACTCGGAAAAGGTTCAGGAGCACTTCTTCAATCCCCGCAATGCGGGCGCGGTCGCGGATGCCAATGCGACGGGTGACGTGGGCTCCCTGTCCTGCGGGGATGCGCTGCGCCTGACCCTCAAGGTCGATCCGGAGAGCGAGGTGATCCTCGATGCCGGCTTCCAGACCTTCGGCTGCGGCTCGGCCATCGCCTCGAGCTCCGCGCTGACCGAGATCATCAAAGGTATGACGCTCAACGAGGCGCTCGAGGTCACGAATCAGGACATCGCCGACTATCTCGACGGACTACCCGCCGAAAAGATGCACTGCTCGGTGATGGGTCGCGAGGCGCTGCAGGCGGCGATCGCCAACTATCGCGGCGAGGAATGGAAGGACGACCACGAGGAAGGCGCCCTGGTGTGCAAGTGTTTCGCGGTCGATGCGGTTCTGATTGAAAACACCGTCCGGTCCAACGGTCTCTCCACCGTCGAAGAGGTCGCGAACTACACCAAGGCGGGTGGCGGCTGCTCGGCCTGCCACGAGGGCGTCGAGGCCATCCTGAGCCGCGTCCTCGCCGAGCAGGGTAAGGCGTTCGACCCTTACGCCAAGGCACCCGAGGCGGCAGCGACAGGCGGCGGACGCAAGCTCGGCAATCTGGAACGGATCCGCCGCATCGAGCGCTCCATCGAGGCGATCCGCCCGAACCTGCAGCGCGACCACGGCGACGTGGAGCTGATCGACATCGACGGCAAAAACGTCTACGTCAACATGACAGGCGCCTGCGTGGGCTGCCAGATGGCATCGACCACGCTCGATGGGATCCAGCAGCGCATCGTCGAGGACCTCGGCGAGTTCGTGCGGGTGCTGCCGTCGAAGGCGATGCGCAAGAGCGCGTAA
- a CDS encoding aminotransferase class V-fold PLP-dependent enzyme — translation MTTPPDTQGIYLDNNATTMVAPEVVEAMLPFFTEQFGNASSIHAYGNRVGHAIKQARQQVQALLGAAQDSEIVFTSCGTESDSTAILSALTAQPERKEIITTVVEHPAILALCQHLETEGYKVHYLPVDGKGRLDIQQYMDLLSDRVAIVSVMWANNESGTLFPVQEMAELAKSAGVLFHTDAVQAVGKLPIDLKDTAIDMLSLSGHKLHAPKGIGVLYLRRNTRFRPLLRGGHQERGRRAGTENSASIVGLGKACEMAMVHIDEEKTRVRAMRDRLEQGILAAESKPGPHRRLG, via the coding sequence ATGACGACTCCACCCGACACCCAAGGCATCTATCTCGACAACAACGCCACCACCATGGTCGCGCCCGAGGTGGTCGAGGCCATGTTGCCCTTCTTCACGGAGCAGTTCGGCAACGCCTCCTCGATCCATGCCTACGGCAACCGGGTCGGTCATGCCATCAAGCAGGCGCGGCAGCAGGTGCAGGCTTTGCTCGGGGCCGCGCAGGACTCCGAAATCGTCTTCACCTCCTGCGGGACCGAGTCGGATTCCACCGCGATCCTCTCCGCCCTCACGGCGCAGCCGGAGCGTAAGGAGATCATCACCACGGTCGTGGAGCATCCGGCGATCCTCGCGCTCTGTCAGCACCTGGAGACCGAGGGCTACAAGGTCCATTACCTCCCGGTCGACGGCAAGGGTCGGCTCGATATCCAGCAGTACATGGATCTGCTTTCCGATCGCGTCGCGATCGTCTCGGTGATGTGGGCAAACAACGAATCCGGCACACTCTTCCCGGTGCAGGAGATGGCGGAGCTGGCGAAATCGGCCGGCGTGCTCTTTCATACGGATGCGGTACAGGCCGTCGGAAAGCTTCCCATCGATCTGAAGGACACCGCGATCGACATGCTCTCGCTCTCCGGACACAAGCTGCATGCGCCCAAGGGCATCGGTGTCCTCTATCTGAGGCGCAACACGCGCTTTCGTCCCTTGCTGCGCGGCGGGCATCAGGAACGCGGCCGGCGTGCCGGCACCGAGAATAGCGCATCCATCGTCGGGCTCGGCAAGGCGTGCGAGATGGCGATGGTGCACATAGACGAGGAGAAGACCAGAGTCCGGGCCATGCGCGATCGGCTCGAGCAAGGCATCCTCGCGGCGGAGAGTAAGCCGGGTCCTCACCGTCGGTTAGGCTGA